In Paenibacillus sp. 1781tsa1, one DNA window encodes the following:
- a CDS encoding diaminopimelate epimerase, with protein MKQEIDFIKFSPTQNMTILVRTDHAAEQYSHIATRLMSYDNVYAEQVGFIEPTRRPEAVARLEMAGGEFCGNACMALAAHHAFEAGLAQEESMDIVLEVSGIDQLIMCHVKKQQNEYDCQVTMPIPKQIEQRTIRYEGIELDMVIIRYAEFIHIVIEVNNFDDTMKKRAQTLARLLGVTLGDKLIGILLYQSHSEEMAPLIYVPELDSLIWERGCGSGTASVGAYLAWSQQRQITQYIKQPGGAIKVMVQWNGTELESITIEGSVGIVAQGKAFIDAPAEWSVVNV; from the coding sequence ATGAAACAGGAGATCGATTTTATCAAGTTCAGTCCCACTCAAAACATGACGATTCTGGTTAGAACGGATCATGCAGCCGAGCAATACAGTCATATTGCTACCCGCTTAATGTCGTATGATAACGTTTACGCTGAGCAAGTGGGATTCATTGAACCAACGAGGAGACCGGAGGCTGTGGCCCGTCTGGAAATGGCTGGAGGAGAATTCTGTGGCAATGCTTGTATGGCACTTGCGGCACACCACGCATTTGAAGCAGGACTGGCACAAGAGGAATCTATGGACATCGTGCTGGAAGTTTCCGGAATCGATCAATTGATCATGTGCCATGTGAAGAAACAGCAGAATGAATATGACTGCCAGGTAACCATGCCGATTCCGAAGCAGATTGAACAACGAACCATCCGTTACGAAGGCATCGAGCTGGATATGGTGATCATCCGTTACGCCGAGTTCATCCATATCGTGATTGAAGTGAATAACTTCGACGATACGATGAAGAAGAGGGCACAGACCCTTGCGAGATTACTGGGAGTAACCCTGGGAGATAAGCTGATCGGTATCTTGTTATATCAATCCCACTCGGAAGAAATGGCCCCACTCATCTATGTTCCGGAGTTGGATAGTCTGATCTGGGAGAGAGGGTGTGGTTCGGGTACGGCCTCCGTGGGAGCCTATCTCGCATGGAGCCAGCAGAGGCAGATTACGCAGTACATCAAGCAGCCTGGTGGTGCCATCAAAGTGATGGTCCAGTGGAATGGTACGGAACTTGAGAGTATTACGATTGAGGGATCGGTTGGCATTGTGGCACAAGGCAAAGCATTCATAGATGCTCCAGCAGAATGGAGCGTTGTAAACGTATGA
- a CDS encoding LLM class flavin-dependent oxidoreductase, translated as MSIRVGILDQTPIYEGETAVDAFRHTIELAQRAEQLGFHRFWVSEHHDSGHVAGSSPEVLISHLLAHTKRIRLGSGGVMLQHYSPYKVAENFNILSALGPGRVDLGIGRAPGGLPRSTQALQEGIQEAASLQEKIVQVKRYIHNEPLEDKSHPLAGLSASPVSAIPAELYVLGASVDSAGMAAELGLPYVFSLFINSNIEVALQAIRVYREQFNRSQGREPYAALAISLIVAESEEEAEGLASEHMLVKIHLESGKVLTVGSVEQAEEFGRQSNESYRIEILEPSVTRGTKETVGQALLKFQQDFAVEEFIVTTATRDFAKRIRSFELLREILAEQGLSEFALESKEEEAAIG; from the coding sequence ATGAGTATTCGAGTTGGCATTTTGGATCAGACTCCCATCTATGAAGGGGAAACGGCGGTGGATGCTTTTCGGCATACAATTGAGCTGGCACAACGGGCAGAGCAGCTTGGATTCCATCGGTTCTGGGTATCGGAGCACCATGATTCGGGGCATGTTGCAGGTTCCTCCCCGGAGGTACTCATCTCCCACTTGCTTGCGCATACGAAGCGGATTCGGTTGGGATCTGGCGGAGTGATGCTCCAGCATTACAGTCCATACAAAGTCGCCGAGAATTTCAATATCCTCTCAGCGCTCGGACCAGGAAGAGTTGACCTGGGAATCGGTCGTGCACCAGGCGGGTTACCACGTTCGACACAGGCGTTGCAGGAAGGTATTCAGGAAGCCGCATCTCTTCAAGAGAAAATTGTTCAGGTGAAACGATACATCCACAACGAGCCGCTTGAAGATAAATCGCATCCACTTGCAGGTCTCAGCGCTTCACCTGTGTCCGCCATCCCAGCGGAACTGTATGTGCTCGGAGCCAGTGTCGATAGTGCAGGCATGGCTGCGGAGCTGGGACTCCCGTATGTCTTTTCACTGTTCATTAACAGTAATATAGAGGTAGCGCTTCAAGCGATCCGTGTATATCGTGAACAATTCAATCGTTCCCAGGGACGGGAGCCTTACGCTGCATTAGCCATATCGTTAATTGTGGCCGAAAGTGAGGAAGAAGCGGAAGGACTTGCGAGCGAGCATATGCTGGTGAAGATCCATCTGGAGAGTGGAAAGGTTCTGACGGTTGGTTCTGTGGAACAGGCGGAAGAATTCGGACGTCAATCGAACGAAAGCTATCGGATCGAGATTCTGGAGCCAAGTGTGACCCGGGGTACGAAGGAGACTGTAGGTCAGGCGCTGCTGAAGTTCCAGCAGGATTTTGCGGTGGAAGAGTTCATTGTGACTACAGCTACACGGGACTTTGCCAAGCGAATTCGTTCATTTGAATTGTTGCGAGAAATTCTGGCAGAGCAGGGACTAAGCGAATTTGCACTGGAATCCAAGGAAGAAGAAGCTGCAATCGGATAG
- a CDS encoding LysR family transcriptional regulator codes for MNIENIEAFVYINHYGSFNKAAEVLFLSQPSVTARIQSLERELGCKLFDRLGKQIVLTEEGRKFLPYAQQVLQVIQKGKQKIQQRRTTPDALRLGSTVSVSNYVIPDFLPKIKEAYPEINIKLTTATTDQLIAKLLGQEIDLAFVRKVMHPAIRTVAFYEDPIQLYVYKGHPFIESGHVSMEAIRQEQLVFFECGSLDWLRIHRAFDSLEHPPNITYHVDNSETAKKLVMQGAGIAFLPGLTVKKEVQNQELFPIQVHEVAGVSLQISVVTLKEEYSPLAEPFGELLRQL; via the coding sequence ATGAATATTGAGAATATTGAAGCATTTGTATATATCAATCATTATGGAAGCTTCAATAAGGCTGCCGAAGTACTCTTCTTGTCCCAACCTTCGGTCACAGCTCGCATTCAGTCACTGGAAAGGGAGCTGGGCTGCAAGTTGTTTGATCGGCTTGGCAAACAAATTGTCCTGACAGAGGAAGGCCGTAAATTCCTGCCATATGCGCAGCAAGTGCTGCAAGTGATTCAGAAGGGCAAGCAGAAGATTCAGCAACGCCGGACAACACCGGACGCTCTGAGGCTTGGCAGTACAGTATCGGTATCGAATTACGTCATTCCTGATTTTCTACCCAAGATCAAGGAAGCTTACCCCGAAATTAATATCAAACTGACGACTGCAACGACGGATCAGCTGATTGCCAAACTGCTTGGTCAGGAGATCGATCTTGCTTTTGTACGCAAGGTGATGCATCCTGCGATCCGTACGGTTGCTTTTTATGAAGATCCGATCCAGCTCTATGTGTACAAAGGACATCCATTCATTGAGAGCGGGCATGTCAGCATGGAAGCGATCCGGCAGGAGCAACTGGTCTTTTTTGAATGTGGTTCATTGGACTGGCTTCGCATTCACCGGGCTTTCGACTCGCTGGAACATCCGCCGAATATTACATACCATGTCGATAATTCGGAGACAGCGAAGAAACTGGTTATGCAAGGGGCAGGCATTGCTTTTCTCCCGGGACTCACGGTGAAGAAGGAAGTGCAGAATCAGGAGCTGTTCCCCATTCAGGTACATGAGGTCGCAGGTGTATCGCTGCAGATCAGCGTTGTCACGTTAAAGGAAGAATATTCGCCATTGGCAGAGCCCTTCGGGGAACTGCTGCGACAATTATAG
- a CDS encoding ABC transporter permease, producing the protein MVQTILSRLATSLLVIFGASVLVYCIMYLLPGDPVLLMLDPSSATPEMIENLRVQLGLDQPFYIQFANYFGDMLRGDFGKSMINSDPVLPKILEHFPATLALTALSSIIAITIGITLGVLSAIHRNGVIDFVARLVGLFGISMPTFWTGILLILLFSVQLGWFPAMGSDGFSSLVLPAATLGLVGAGFIVRMVRNSMLEVINEPFIVALRAKGLSERAIMYGHALRNALIPAVTVIGMLIGDLLAGTVVVETVFSRQGIGRIIADALMAKDLPVVQGVVFFTSIIYVVLNLLVDISYSYIDPRVRRAVRT; encoded by the coding sequence ATGGTTCAAACGATACTGTCACGACTCGCAACATCGCTCCTGGTTATATTCGGAGCTTCGGTGCTGGTGTACTGCATCATGTATCTTCTGCCGGGTGATCCGGTTCTGCTCATGCTGGACCCGTCCTCGGCTACCCCGGAGATGATCGAGAATCTGCGGGTTCAGCTAGGACTGGATCAACCGTTTTATATCCAGTTTGCGAACTATTTTGGTGATATGCTGCGTGGCGATTTTGGCAAATCAATGATCAATTCGGATCCGGTTTTGCCCAAAATCCTGGAACATTTCCCAGCGACACTGGCTTTGACCGCACTCAGCTCGATCATTGCCATTACGATTGGAATTACACTTGGTGTATTGTCTGCGATTCATCGCAATGGCGTGATCGATTTCGTCGCCCGGCTCGTTGGACTGTTCGGCATTTCCATGCCAACCTTCTGGACGGGGATACTGCTCATCCTGTTATTCTCGGTACAGCTTGGCTGGTTCCCGGCGATGGGTTCCGACGGATTCAGCTCACTGGTTCTTCCGGCTGCCACACTGGGTCTCGTGGGTGCAGGATTTATTGTACGGATGGTACGAAACAGCATGCTGGAAGTGATCAATGAACCGTTTATTGTGGCGTTACGGGCCAAAGGACTTTCGGAACGAGCCATCATGTATGGTCATGCACTGCGTAATGCACTGATCCCTGCCGTAACAGTAATCGGCATGCTGATCGGTGATCTGCTTGCTGGAACCGTTGTGGTGGAGACCGTCTTCTCCAGACAAGGAATCGGCCGTATTATTGCAGATGCGCTAATGGCCAAGGATCTGCCCGTGGTGCAAGGTGTCGTCTTTTTCACATCAATTATCTATGTCGTCTTGAACTTGCTGGTGGATATCTCGTATTCGTACATTGACCCCCGGGTTCGGCGTGCAGTCCGAACATGA
- a CDS encoding amidohydrolase: MKSDLEQPKQQTEEQVQGPEHELHGEREEAFAERLITIRRHLHRNPELSGEERETTAAIRSWLEEEGVRIADEYVLRTGLVAEVGQGDGPVVALRADIDALPIQEETKLEFASQVAGKMHACGHDAHTAILIGAARLLKQRESSLPGKVRLIFQPSEEKATGARQVIQSGALSDVRAVFGLHNKPDLQVGTVGIREGALMAAADGFVVKVEGVGTHAAVPEAGIDPIVVAAHIVTALQAIVSRNVGAQESAVISVTKLHSGTAWNVIPDEAILDGTVRTFDEKVRARIRERFNQVVAGVAAAYGTRATVRWIQGPPAVVNDESLASAAEQVASEIGLNSVRPLPSPAGEDFSFYQKEVPGLFLFLGTSGPHEWHHPGFDVDERALPLGAHLLAALAEQALRNL, translated from the coding sequence ATGAAAAGTGATCTGGAACAGCCCAAGCAGCAGACTGAAGAGCAAGTACAGGGCCCCGAGCATGAGCTTCACGGTGAACGGGAGGAAGCATTCGCGGAACGTTTAATCACCATTCGGCGACACCTGCATCGCAATCCGGAATTGTCTGGCGAGGAAAGGGAGACGACGGCTGCCATTCGCAGTTGGCTGGAAGAAGAAGGCGTCCGTATTGCAGACGAATATGTGCTTCGGACAGGGCTCGTCGCTGAAGTAGGTCAAGGGGATGGCCCAGTGGTTGCCCTAAGAGCAGATATTGATGCACTGCCCATTCAGGAAGAGACAAAGCTGGAATTTGCCTCCCAGGTGGCTGGGAAAATGCATGCCTGTGGACATGATGCACATACCGCTATTCTGATTGGTGCTGCACGATTACTGAAACAGCGTGAGTCCAGTTTGCCGGGAAAAGTACGGTTGATATTCCAGCCGTCGGAGGAAAAAGCTACAGGTGCACGGCAAGTGATCCAGAGCGGCGCATTATCCGATGTTCGGGCTGTATTCGGGTTGCATAACAAGCCTGATCTTCAGGTGGGTACGGTGGGTATTCGGGAAGGCGCATTGATGGCAGCAGCAGACGGTTTTGTTGTCAAAGTGGAAGGTGTAGGCACCCATGCAGCCGTGCCGGAAGCAGGCATTGATCCGATTGTGGTTGCCGCACATATCGTTACGGCTCTTCAGGCGATTGTGAGTCGTAATGTAGGCGCACAGGAGAGCGCCGTCATCAGCGTTACTAAGCTCCACAGCGGCACAGCCTGGAACGTCATTCCGGATGAAGCGATACTCGATGGCACAGTACGTACCTTTGATGAGAAAGTGCGTGCACGGATTCGCGAGCGTTTCAATCAGGTGGTCGCCGGTGTGGCGGCAGCTTATGGCACACGGGCTACGGTTCGCTGGATTCAGGGACCACCTGCCGTGGTCAACGATGAATCTCTCGCATCTGCGGCGGAACAAGTTGCAAGTGAGATTGGATTAAATAGCGTTAGACCACTGCCTTCTCCGGCAGGAGAGGACTTCTCTTTTTATCAAAAAGAAGTTCCGGGCCTCTTCCTCTTCCTGGGTACCTCTGGCCCGCATGAGTGGCATCACCCTGGCTTTGATGTGGATGAACGGGCATTGCCGCTGGGAGCACATCTTCTGGCTGCACTGGCTGAGCAAGCATTGCGTAATCTGTAA
- the ssuE gene encoding NADPH-dependent FMN reductase has translation MSHVVIIAGSPSKRSRLTGLTDYSSQKLTEAGITVEVIHVVDLPAEDLVQARFDSSFIRDALAVVEAADAVIVATPVYKASYSGVLKLFLDLIPQEGLRGKLTLPLVIGGSIAHLLAIDYALKPVLAALGGRHILGGVYAVDQGIERLDDGKFVLSADVTTRLDRSLDELILTLEKDGITIS, from the coding sequence ATGTCACATGTCGTCATTATTGCAGGATCACCTTCCAAGCGTTCGCGTTTGACAGGTCTGACGGATTACAGCAGCCAAAAATTAACGGAGGCAGGCATCACCGTTGAAGTCATTCATGTTGTGGATCTACCCGCTGAGGATCTGGTGCAAGCCCGGTTCGACAGCTCATTCATTCGTGATGCACTTGCTGTCGTGGAAGCGGCGGATGCAGTTATTGTGGCTACGCCGGTATATAAGGCCTCGTACTCGGGCGTACTCAAGCTGTTCCTGGATCTGATTCCGCAAGAAGGGCTACGGGGGAAGTTGACACTTCCGCTCGTTATCGGTGGCTCTATTGCTCATCTACTCGCGATTGATTATGCATTGAAGCCTGTTCTGGCAGCCCTTGGTGGAAGACATATCCTGGGTGGTGTGTATGCTGTGGATCAGGGAATTGAACGATTGGATGATGGGAAGTTTGTACTCTCGGCAGATGTTACTACACGTCTGGATCGCTCGCTGGATGAATTGATATTGACACTGGAAAAGGATGGGATTACGATATCATAA
- a CDS encoding ABC transporter permease, translated as MSMKPLAGDKKAWAGSVGRIRLWNRRPWRYRVSFAVSRLFFYAALLVVVFTVACAIVPGWIAPYDPTQMMTDAILQAPSAAHLFGTDYFGRDIFSVVVHGSRDSLLIGFASVLVGGIVGSALGIISGYAGGIVDTITMRAVDILMAVPGVLLALSVAAALGPGLMNIALAVAVSSIPGYARVMRGQVISVKGLPFITATRSLGGSNTRIFWKHVLPHSLSPLLVMATLGVGTSILTGSGLSFLGLGVLKEIPDWGALLSQGRGYLTVAWWICTFPGLAITLFVLAVNLIGDDIRDRLDPKVKGAA; from the coding sequence ATGAGCATGAAACCTTTGGCTGGTGACAAAAAAGCATGGGCGGGCAGTGTAGGACGTATCCGTCTGTGGAATCGCCGCCCTTGGCGTTATCGCGTCTCATTCGCGGTATCCCGATTATTCTTTTATGCAGCGTTGCTGGTGGTGGTATTTACCGTGGCATGTGCGATTGTGCCAGGCTGGATTGCGCCCTATGATCCAACTCAGATGATGACGGATGCCATTCTGCAGGCTCCCTCTGCCGCGCACCTGTTCGGGACGGACTATTTTGGCAGGGATATCTTCAGTGTGGTTGTGCATGGAAGCAGGGATTCGCTGCTCATTGGATTTGCTTCCGTTCTGGTGGGCGGTATTGTCGGTAGTGCTCTTGGTATTATCTCCGGTTATGCCGGAGGAATTGTTGATACCATCACGATGCGGGCTGTGGATATTCTGATGGCTGTACCCGGTGTGCTCCTGGCATTGTCTGTTGCAGCTGCTCTTGGGCCAGGACTGATGAATATTGCACTGGCTGTTGCGGTTTCCTCCATTCCGGGGTACGCACGGGTCATGCGTGGGCAGGTCATATCGGTCAAAGGTCTGCCTTTCATTACAGCGACACGTTCACTGGGCGGTTCCAATACGCGTATTTTCTGGAAACATGTACTGCCGCATTCGTTGTCACCGTTGCTGGTCATGGCTACGCTGGGCGTAGGGACATCCATTCTAACGGGCTCCGGACTCAGCTTTCTGGGACTTGGGGTGTTGAAGGAAATTCCGGATTGGGGAGCATTGCTCTCCCAAGGAAGAGGTTATCTGACGGTTGCCTGGTGGATCTGTACGTTCCCGGGGCTGGCGATCACTTTGTTTGTACTGGCGGTTAATCTGATTGGAGACGATATTCGCGATCGGCTGGACCCGAAAGTAAAAGGAGCGGCTTGA